In Triticum aestivum cultivar Chinese Spring chromosome 5B, IWGSC CS RefSeq v2.1, whole genome shotgun sequence, the following proteins share a genomic window:
- the LOC123110109 gene encoding receptor protein-tyrosine kinase CEPR1-like produces MVATLCSTALLLVLVALLSAAGDGAAALDAQAAYLSRLKQELAGPAMARWDFSSATPVDYCRFQGVVCDGTDGNVTGIDLTSWRLTGRLPPGICAALPALRDLLLAYNEIRGGFPPGLLNCSSLETLNLSFAAVSGALPDLSPMRALRVLDLSDNLFSGAFPAASLAGMASLEVINFNENPGFDVWRPPEALTRLRRLRVLIVSTTSMRGGVPAWLGNMTSLTDLELSGNSLTGRIPASLGRLANLEFLELYYNDLEGAIPDELGNLTRLADVDFSENRLGGAIPDSLCALPRLRVLQLYTNFLTGPIPAVLGNSTQLEILSVYKNQLTGELPADLGRYSDFNVLEVSENQLTGPLPPHACANGKLQYILVLSNLLTGTIPAAYADCLPLLRFRVSSNHLEGDVPPGIFALPHASIVDLSYNHFTGSVPPSIAGAKNLTSLFASANRLSGMLPPEIADVWGLVKIDLSNNLIAGPIPAAMGRLVRLNQLSLQGNRLNGPIPETLADLRSLNVLNLSENALSGQIPEALCALLPNSLDFAGNNLSGPVPPAMIKEGLLESVAGNPGLCVAFRLNLSDTALPLCQKGGEKRGFAGSAWIVAVCCVVCAVAMLALARRWVTRRRGLKDGEQDGTSSPGSRGGGLSSYDVTSFHKLNFDQHEIVEALIDKNIVGHGGSGTVYKIELSSGELVAVKKLWVSSSKSKQQRQKQHQHRGHGHGHGRGYGGGGEEDDSRELRTEVETLGSIRHKNIVKLYCCYSGADCNLLVYEYMPNGNLWDALHGGAGGGWGGFGFLDWPTRRRVAIGVAQGLAYLHHDLLFAIVHRDVKSSNILLDADFEPKVADFGIAKVLQATRCGGAGGGDTSSTTTIAGTYGYLAPEYAYSSKATTKCDVYSFGVVLMELATGKKPIEPEFGETMDIVQWVTGKVAAAAEAEALDKRLAWSPFKDEMVQALRVAVRCTCSIPGLRPTMADVVQMLAESGPPPGSRTAKDYSGQKPKPAEAK; encoded by the coding sequence ATGGTGGCCACGCTGTGCTCGACGGCCTTGCTGCTCGTCCTCGTCGCTCTCCtgtcggcggccggcgatggcgcggcggcATTGGACGCCCAGGCCGCGTACCTGTCCCGGCTCAAGCAGGAGCTCGCCGGCCCGGCCATGGCGCGCTGGGACTTCTCGTCGGCCACGCCGGTCGACTACTGCCGGTTCCAGGGCGTGGTTTGTGATGGGACAGATGGCAACGTCACGGGCATCGACCTCACCTCGTGGCGGCTCACCGGCAGGCTCCCGCCCGGCATCTGCGCGGCGCTGCCGGCGCTCCGGGACCTCCTGCTCGCCTACAACGAGATCCGCGGCGGCTTCCCGCCGGGCCTCCTCAACTGCTCGTCCCTCGAGACGCTCAACCTCAGCTTCGCCGCCGTGTCGGGCGCGCTGCCGGACCTGTCCCCGATGCGGGCGCTGCGGGTGCTCGACCTCTCCGACAACCTCTTCTCCGGCGCGTTCCCGGCCGCGTCCCTCGCCGGCATGGCCTCGCTGGAGGTGATCAACTTCAACGAGAACCCCGGGTTCGACGTCTGGCGCCCGCCGGAGGCGCTCACGCGGCTGCGGCGCCTCCGCGTGCTCATCGTGTCCACCACGTCCATGCGCGGCGGCGTGCCGGCGTGGCTCGGCAACATGACGTCGCTCACCGACCTCGAGCTCAGCGGCAACTCCCTCACCGGCCGCATCCCGGCGTCGCTCGGCCGCCTCGCCAACCTCGAGTTCCTCGAGCTCTACTACAACGACCTGGAGGGCGCCATCCCCGACGAGCTCGGCAACCTCACGCGTCTCGCCGACGTCGACTTCTCCGAGAACCGCCTCGGCGGCGCCATCCCGGACTCGCTCTGCGCGCTGCCGCGCCTCCGCGTGCTGCAGCTCTACACAAACTTCCTCACCGGGCCCATCCCGGCCGTGCTGGGCAACTCCACGCAGCTCGAGATCCTGTCCGTGTACAAGAACCAGCTCACCGGCGAGCTCCCCGCCGACCTCGGCCGCTACTCCGACTTCAACGTGCTGGAGGTCTCCGAGAACCAGCTGACGGGCCCGCTGCCGCCGCACGCCTGCGCCAACGGTAAGCTCCAGTACATCCTTGTCCTCAGCAACCTGCTCACCGGCACCATCCCGGCGGCCTACGCCGACTGCCTGCCGCTCCTCCGGTTCCGCGTCAGCAGCAACCACCTGGAGGGCGACGTGCCGCCGGGCATCTTCGCGCTGCCGCATGCCTCCATCGTGGACCTCTCCTACAACCATTTCACCGGCTCGGTGCCCCCGTCCATCGCCGGCGCCAAGAACCTCACCTCGCTGTTTGCGTCCGCCAACCGGCTGTCCGGCATGCTCCCGCCGGAGATCGCCGACGTCTGGGGCCTCGTGAAGATCGACCTGAGCAACAACCTCATCGCCGGCCCGATCCCGGCGGCGATGGGGCGGCTTGTCCGGCTGAACCAGCTGTCCCTGCAGGGCAACCGCCTGAACGGCCCCATCCCGGAGACGCTCGCCGACCTGAGGAGCCTCAACGTGCTGAACCTGTCGGAGAACGCGCTGTCAGGGCAGATACCGGAGGCGCTGTGCGCGCTGCTGCCCAACTCGCTGGACTTCGCCGGCAACAACCTGTCGGGGCCGGTGCCTCCGGCGATGATCAAGGAAGGGCTGCTGGAGAGCGTGGCCGGCAACCCGGGGCTGTGCGTGGCGTTCCGGCTCAACCTGAGCGACACGGCGCTGCCGCTGTGCCAGAAGGGCGGAGAGAAGCGGGGGTTCGCCGGGAGCGCGTGGATCGTCGCGGTGTGCTGCGTGGTGTGCGCGGTGGCAATGCTGGCGCTGGCGCGCCGGTGGGTGACGCGGCGGCGGGGGTTGAAGGACGGCGAGCAGGACGGGACGTCGTCGCCGGGGTCGAGGGGCGGCGGGTTGTCGTCGTACGACGTGACGAGCTTCCACAAGCTAAACTTCGACCAGCACGAGATCGTGGAGGCGCTGATCGACAAGAACATCGTCGGGCACGGCGGCTCCGGCACGGTGTACAAGATCGAGCTGAGCAGCGGCGAGCTGGTGGCGGTGAAGAAGCTGTGGGTGTCCTCCTCCAAGTCCAAGCAGCAGCGGCAGAAGCAGCATCAGCATCGCGGCCATGGGCATGGGCATGGccgtggctacggcggcggcggcgaggaggacgacAGCCGCGAGCTGCGGACGGAGGTGGAGACGCTGGGCAGCATCCGGCACAAGAACATCGTGAAGCTCTACTGCTGCTACTCGGGCGCCGACTGCAACCTGCTGGTGTACGAGTACATGCCCAACGGCAACCTGTGGGACGCGCtgcacggcggcgccggcggcgggtggGGCGGCTTCGGGTTCCTCGACTGGCCCACGCGCCGCCGCGTGGCCATCGGCGTGGCCCAGGGCCTGGCCTACCTCCACCACGACCTCCTGTTCGCCATCGTGCACCGCGACGTCAAGTCGTCCAACATCCTGCTCGACGCCGACTTCGAGCCCAAGGTGGCCGACTTCGGCATCGCCAAGGTGCTCCAGGCCACCCGCTGCGGCGGTGCAGGCGGCGGCGACACCTCGTCGACCACCACCATCGCCGGCACGTACGGGTACCTGGCCCCGGAGTACGCCTACTCGTCCAAGGCCACGACCAAGtgcgacgtgtacagcttcggggTGGTGCTCATGGAGCTGGCCACGGGGAAGAAGCCGATCGAGCCGGAGTTCGGGGAGACGATGGACATCGTGCAGTGGGTAACCGGCAAGGTGGccgccgcggcggaggcggaggcgctggACAAGCGGCTCGCGTGGAGCCCCTTCAAGGACGAGATGGTGCAGGCGCTGCGCGTGGCCGTCCGGTGCACCTGCAGCATCCCCGGCCTCCGCCCCACCATGGCCGACGTCGTGCAGATGCTCGCTGAGTCCGGCCCGCCGCCCGGCAGCCGGACCGCCAAAGACTACTCCGGCCAGAAACCCAAACCAGCTGAGGCCAAGTGA